A genomic stretch from Candidatus Eremiobacteraceae bacterium includes:
- a CDS encoding zinc-ribbon domain containing protein, producing the protein MSLSRSAMGVSTKVFTDQLITCVDCGQQFTFTAGEQEFYAQKGFQNKPSRCPDCRAARKASRGGSGGGGGGSRFGGGGGGGGGGGAQREMFRTTCSSCGGPAEVPFQPRGDKPVYCRDCFQQQRSAY; encoded by the coding sequence GTGAGCCTCTCACGAAGCGCAATGGGAGTTTCAACCAAGGTGTTTACCGATCAACTTATCACATGCGTGGATTGCGGCCAGCAGTTCACTTTCACAGCCGGCGAGCAAGAGTTCTACGCCCAAAAGGGCTTCCAGAACAAGCCGAGCCGTTGCCCGGATTGCCGTGCAGCGCGTAAGGCGAGTCGCGGCGGATCCGGCGGCGGTGGCGGTGGCAGCCGCTTCGGCGGCGGTGGCGGCGGCGGCGGCGGCGGCGGCGCGCAACGCGAGATGTTCCGCACCACGTGCTCGAGCTGCGGCGGCCCGGCCGAAGTGCCGTTCCAGCCGCGAGGCGACAAGCCGGTCTACTGCCGCGACTGCTTCCAACAGCAGCGCAGCGCCTACTAA
- a CDS encoding peptide ABC transporter substrate-binding protein, whose product MKIEQAGRALLLALAIVTPGCTKVSTQSGTPVAAGNPHTIAGVLRWGLFNEPDTLNPLVGTSAIDVDVSMFWAGYLYNWNDKNEYEPELAERVPTLANGDIARNGLSIVYHLRRGVNWQDGAPFTADDVIFTWQQVMNPRNFVGTRQGYDDIAAIDKRDDHTIVVHLKKPYAPFIASFFTMSATPIPILPKHLLSRYQDLNRVDFNRTPVGTGPFRVVSYEKGRLIKLLANPSYWRGAPKLKEVDISIVPDQNTLLTQLKTGEIDLQYRAPSSQAPSLANIPGTRRYLTPFTQYSQIYLNNANPILADVRVRQALAYALDKKRLCDEALHGIYTPADSDQPVFSWAYEPDVAHFGFDPAKANAVLDQSGWLMGADGIRTKDGRRLALAITYPSGSVVSTTIAAIVQSQWKAIGVDITSKSVASPIFFASAGEGGTLQSGKFDIALGAWINGADPDDSTQYMCDQIPPNGQNNDRFCDKRLDAAEKIALTSFDQSVRKRAYSQVQKIIAQELPSIIVGFADEQDVANVDFEGYKPAHAATAFWNTWEWSI is encoded by the coding sequence TTGAAGATAGAGCAAGCCGGTCGCGCGTTGCTGCTCGCATTGGCCATCGTCACGCCGGGATGCACAAAGGTCTCCACGCAGTCAGGCACGCCCGTCGCCGCCGGCAATCCTCACACCATTGCCGGTGTGCTGCGCTGGGGTCTGTTCAACGAACCCGACACGCTCAACCCGCTCGTCGGCACTTCGGCGATCGACGTCGACGTCTCGATGTTCTGGGCGGGCTATCTTTACAATTGGAACGACAAGAACGAGTACGAACCCGAACTCGCTGAGCGGGTTCCGACGTTGGCCAACGGCGACATCGCGCGCAATGGTCTTTCCATCGTCTACCACCTGCGGCGCGGCGTCAACTGGCAAGATGGCGCTCCGTTCACGGCCGACGATGTGATCTTCACGTGGCAGCAAGTCATGAATCCACGCAACTTCGTCGGCACCCGGCAAGGGTACGACGATATCGCCGCGATCGACAAGCGCGATGACCACACGATCGTCGTCCATCTCAAGAAGCCATACGCCCCGTTCATCGCAAGCTTCTTCACGATGAGCGCCACGCCCATCCCCATCCTGCCGAAGCATCTCTTGAGCCGCTATCAGGACCTTAATCGGGTCGATTTCAATCGCACGCCGGTCGGCACCGGCCCGTTCCGCGTCGTCTCCTACGAAAAAGGGCGGCTCATCAAACTGCTGGCGAATCCGTCGTATTGGCGCGGTGCGCCTAAGCTCAAAGAAGTCGATATATCCATCGTCCCCGATCAGAACACGCTGCTCACGCAACTGAAGACCGGAGAAATCGATCTCCAGTACCGGGCGCCGTCGTCGCAGGCGCCGAGCCTTGCGAACATCCCCGGCACGCGTCGCTATCTCACGCCGTTCACGCAGTACTCCCAGATCTACCTGAACAATGCGAATCCGATTCTCGCCGACGTCCGCGTGCGTCAGGCCCTTGCCTATGCGCTCGACAAGAAGCGCCTCTGCGACGAAGCGCTGCACGGCATCTACACGCCGGCCGACTCCGATCAACCGGTCTTCTCGTGGGCTTACGAGCCCGACGTCGCTCACTTCGGTTTCGATCCGGCCAAGGCCAACGCGGTGCTCGATCAGAGCGGCTGGCTGATGGGTGCGGACGGCATACGGACAAAGGACGGACGGCGGTTGGCGCTCGCCATCACCTATCCGTCCGGTTCGGTGGTCTCAACGACGATCGCCGCGATCGTGCAGTCGCAATGGAAGGCGATCGGCGTCGACATAACCTCGAAAAGCGTCGCTTCGCCGATCTTTTTCGCAAGCGCAGGCGAAGGCGGTACGCTGCAATCCGGCAAGTTCGACATCGCGCTCGGAGCGTGGATCAACGGCGCAGACCCCGACGACTCCACGCAGTACATGTGCGATCAAATCCCGCCGAACGGGCAGAACAACGATCGCTTCTGCGACAAACGTTTAGACGCCGCCGAGAAAATCGCGCTGACGTCGTTCGATCAGTCGGTGCGCAAGCGCGCGTACTCACAGGTGCAGAAGATCATCGCGCAAGAGTTGCCGAGCATCATCGTCGGATTCGCCGACGAGCAGGACGTGGCAAACGTCGACTTCGAGGGCTACAAACCGGCGCACGCCGCGACGGCGTTTTGGAATACGTGGGAGTGGAGCATCTGA
- a CDS encoding PQQ-binding-like beta-propeller repeat protein has translation MRNGACSKTGPRDRGGPTTSVRRRRTWRPLIDSDIQAGAVIAADGTIYARSAYGVMYAFNPDGTIKWMRKLSRFEIASTPAIGGDGTIYFAGDSCGAIHALNPDGTQKWTYVTNAYTRCAPAIGLGQRLYSGYLADPNFSNNGGLLAFGP, from the coding sequence ATGCGCAATGGAGCATGTTCAAAAACCGGTCCGAGAGATCGGGGAGGACCGACCACATCGGTCCGCAGACGTCGCACGTGGCGCCCGCTGATCGACTCTGACATTCAAGCCGGAGCGGTCATCGCCGCGGACGGAACAATTTATGCAAGGTCCGCCTATGGCGTCATGTATGCCTTTAATCCCGACGGCACGATAAAATGGATGCGCAAGCTCAGCAGGTTCGAGATCGCCTCGACGCCGGCGATCGGCGGCGACGGCACCATCTATTTCGCCGGCGATAGCTGCGGCGCGATCCATGCGCTCAATCCCGATGGAACCCAGAAGTGGACGTACGTCACGAACGCGTACACGCGCTGCGCTCCGGCCATCGGCCTCGGTCAGCGGCTCTACAGCGGTTATCTGGCCGACCCGAACTTCTCGAACAATGGCGGCCTCTTGGCGTTCGGACCCTGA
- a CDS encoding YafY family protein yields the protein MKSDRLLAMLLLLQARGRLAARAVARELEVSERTVYRDVDSLSAAGVPVFSERGSRGGIVLAAGYRAALTNLGDQEVRALFISASNPIADLGLGGSLARSLEILAGALPETKRRSAERARGRIYIDAKRWVQAEQPREHLASLQRAIWQDLRVELHYRDRAGKVTRRMIEPLGLVAKAGIWYLVAQSGAEMRVFRAERIIDVRVTDERFAWPADFNLEQFWRDWSAALADRTPKYPVKLLLHVNSARVREALEWFEARFDADGSVAHVSYPGPEIALGDVLAHGGRVEVLEPAELRAKVMACAREVTERYASP from the coding sequence ATGAAAAGCGACCGGCTCTTGGCGATGCTTCTACTCTTGCAGGCGCGGGGGCGGCTCGCCGCCCGCGCGGTCGCCAGGGAGCTGGAAGTCTCGGAGCGCACGGTTTACCGCGACGTGGATTCGCTAAGCGCGGCCGGCGTGCCGGTGTTCTCCGAGCGGGGGTCGCGCGGCGGCATCGTCCTCGCCGCGGGCTATCGGGCCGCATTGACCAACCTGGGCGACCAGGAAGTGCGCGCGCTGTTCATTTCGGCGTCCAATCCCATCGCCGACCTCGGCCTTGGCGGCAGCTTGGCCCGATCGCTCGAGATACTGGCCGGCGCCCTGCCCGAGACCAAGCGCCGCTCGGCGGAGCGCGCGCGCGGCCGCATCTATATCGATGCAAAGCGATGGGTGCAGGCGGAGCAGCCGCGCGAACATCTCGCGTCGCTGCAGCGGGCGATTTGGCAAGACCTGCGCGTCGAGCTTCACTATCGCGACCGTGCCGGAAAAGTCACCCGCAGGATGATCGAGCCGCTCGGCCTCGTCGCCAAGGCCGGCATTTGGTACCTCGTGGCACAATCCGGCGCCGAGATGCGCGTCTTCCGCGCAGAGCGGATCATCGACGTGCGCGTCACGGACGAGCGATTCGCGTGGCCGGCGGACTTCAACCTCGAGCAATTCTGGCGCGACTGGAGCGCCGCGCTTGCGGACCGCACGCCGAAATATCCGGTCAAGCTTCTTCTTCACGTCAATTCCGCGCGAGTTCGCGAAGCATTGGAGTGGTTCGAGGCTCGCTTCGATGCCGACGGCAGCGTTGCGCACGTCAGCTATCCGGGGCCCGAAATCGCGCTCGGCGATGTGCTCGCACACGGCGGCCGGGTGGAGGTGCTCGAACCTGCCGAGCTTCGAGCGAAAGTGATGGCGTGTGCCCGCGAAGTGACCGAGCGCTACGCATCGCCGTAG
- a CDS encoding NUDIX hydrolase codes for MAKRKWEIISSELVIESPWYNLRRDACRLPHGSVIEPYYVRVHDGFSVIFALTAERHVVMTRQYKHGIGDVVLELPAGALEPGEDPAACAARELEEETGYVAPSFELIAEFAADPTSSTGRLFLFLARDATPAGTAAPDVTEDIETVLLPVADVIARVRSGEIYVQSHVAAIYTALDRLGLIGVDAR; via the coding sequence ATGGCAAAACGCAAATGGGAAATCATCTCGTCGGAGCTCGTGATCGAGTCCCCGTGGTACAATCTGCGCCGCGACGCGTGCAGGCTTCCTCACGGCTCGGTGATCGAACCATACTACGTCCGCGTCCACGACGGATTCAGCGTCATATTCGCGCTCACAGCCGAGCGGCATGTCGTCATGACGCGCCAATACAAGCATGGCATCGGCGACGTCGTGCTGGAACTGCCGGCGGGAGCGCTCGAGCCGGGCGAAGATCCCGCTGCTTGTGCGGCCCGCGAACTTGAGGAGGAGACGGGTTACGTGGCGCCGTCCTTCGAGTTGATCGCAGAGTTCGCGGCCGATCCGACAAGCTCAACGGGGCGTTTGTTTTTGTTTCTAGCCCGTGACGCGACGCCCGCCGGCACGGCGGCGCCCGACGTGACCGAGGACATCGAAACCGTGCTCTTGCCCGTGGCCGACGTGATCGCGCGCGTCCGCTCGGGCGAGATCTACGTGCAGAGCCACGTCGCGGCCATTTACACCGCGCTCGACCGCTTGGGCCTTATCGGTGTGGACGCCCGCTAG
- a CDS encoding amidohydrolase yields the protein MTGSVAFTNARLGTPGGLVPRGAGVLVRDGKIERVLDAAPTGLGSEVAVVDCRGGALYPGFHDCHMHLTGTGLASGEHDIGACRDVPSILAQVARLREPLIFAGSYEDHRLAEGRPPLRKELDAVTGDRPCLLSRIDAHSCVVNSAAAAMFGVSEKIGAEKDDDGELTGRLFEAANYYAQNALFAALPVDSLRRADERAARIALRAGITTVHNVIEGDAPLDALQSIYLANAGLPLRVISKSCTHSVTKARKLGGRVFGGDIFLDGSIGSRTAAVGDDYCDDPLRGHGKLYVNRDHLTELFDEAAEAGLSLGVHAIGDRAIEEAIASWEAVIAKRGPLPGLRPSIDHFEIARPDQIARAARCGLLLSMQPAFDYLWGGDDGMYAKRLGSGRALEMNLFASARRAGCVVCGGSDSPVTKLSSLLGIHSLVNHHVAAERFSIDDALRAYTSDAAMLAYEERERGTIAPGMAADFAILDRPIDAVAPTEIKDLKVTMTVVAGDVRYDAGAT from the coding sequence GTGACCGGAAGCGTCGCGTTCACGAACGCGCGTTTGGGCACGCCGGGCGGCCTCGTGCCGCGCGGCGCCGGCGTACTCGTGCGCGACGGCAAGATCGAGCGCGTGCTCGATGCCGCGCCGACGGGACTCGGAAGCGAAGTTGCCGTCGTCGATTGCCGCGGCGGCGCGCTCTATCCGGGCTTTCACGATTGCCACATGCACCTCACGGGTACGGGTCTCGCCTCGGGCGAGCACGACATCGGCGCGTGCCGCGACGTGCCCTCGATCCTGGCCCAAGTGGCGCGCCTGCGCGAACCGCTGATCTTCGCCGGATCATACGAGGATCATCGATTGGCCGAAGGAAGGCCGCCGCTGCGCAAAGAGTTGGACGCGGTCACCGGAGACCGGCCGTGCCTGCTTTCTCGCATCGATGCGCACTCGTGCGTGGTCAACAGCGCCGCGGCCGCGATGTTCGGCGTGAGCGAGAAAATCGGAGCCGAGAAAGACGACGACGGCGAACTCACCGGCCGGCTGTTCGAGGCCGCGAATTACTATGCGCAGAACGCGCTTTTTGCAGCGCTCCCGGTCGACTCGCTGCGCCGTGCGGACGAACGCGCGGCGCGCATCGCGCTTCGGGCCGGCATCACGACCGTGCACAACGTCATCGAAGGCGACGCGCCGCTCGACGCCTTACAGTCGATCTATCTCGCCAATGCCGGTCTGCCGCTGCGCGTGATCTCTAAGTCGTGCACGCACAGCGTCACGAAGGCTCGAAAGCTCGGCGGGAGGGTTTTCGGCGGCGACATCTTCTTGGACGGATCGATCGGATCGCGCACGGCTGCGGTCGGCGACGATTACTGCGACGATCCGCTCCGCGGGCACGGCAAGCTGTACGTCAACCGGGATCATCTGACAGAACTCTTCGATGAAGCCGCAGAAGCCGGCTTGTCGCTCGGCGTTCACGCCATCGGGGATCGCGCGATCGAAGAGGCGATCGCTTCGTGGGAAGCGGTGATCGCCAAGCGCGGCCCATTGCCGGGATTGCGGCCGTCGATCGATCACTTCGAAATCGCGCGTCCGGACCAGATCGCGCGCGCGGCGCGATGCGGTCTGCTCCTTTCCATGCAGCCTGCTTTCGACTATCTGTGGGGCGGAGACGACGGGATGTACGCAAAGCGCCTCGGCTCCGGGCGCGCCCTCGAGATGAATCTGTTCGCCAGCGCGCGGCGCGCCGGATGCGTCGTGTGCGGCGGCTCCGACAGCCCGGTGACGAAGCTATCCTCCCTCCTAGGGATCCACAGCCTGGTCAACCATCACGTTGCCGCCGAACGCTTTTCCATCGACGATGCGTTGCGAGCGTACACGTCCGACGCCGCCATGCTGGCCTATGAAGAACGCGAGCGTGGCACGATCGCCCCCGGCATGGCAGCCGACTTCGCGATCCTAGACCGGCCGATAGACGCCGTCGCGCCGACTGAGATCAAGGACCTCAAGGTGACCATGACCGTGGTTGCGGGCGACGTCCGCTACGATGCCGGCGCCACCTGA
- a CDS encoding DNA-3-methyladenine glycosylase I gives MTKSVKTVDRKRCHWAKGALEIRYHDGEWGDPVRDDHKLFEMLILEGAQAGLSWSTILAKRDRYREVFARFDPARVARFTPARVERLLADPGIVRNRLKVAGTVRNAKHFLEVQREFGSFAKYLRTFAGAKTADALSLDLKKRGFIFVGPTIMYAFMQAVGMVNDHQRSCWKWKKGLVQSA, from the coding sequence ATGACGAAGTCAGTGAAAACTGTGGACCGCAAGCGCTGCCATTGGGCCAAGGGAGCGCTCGAGATCCGTTATCACGATGGCGAATGGGGGGATCCCGTTCGCGACGACCACAAGCTTTTCGAGATGCTCATCCTCGAGGGAGCGCAGGCAGGTCTCTCGTGGTCGACCATTCTCGCCAAACGCGATCGGTATCGCGAAGTGTTCGCGCGGTTCGACCCGGCTCGGGTCGCGCGCTTCACGCCCGCGCGCGTCGAACGCCTGCTCGCCGATCCCGGCATCGTGCGCAACCGGCTGAAAGTCGCCGGGACCGTCCGAAATGCCAAACATTTCTTAGAAGTTCAGCGCGAGTTCGGTTCGTTCGCCAAGTACTTGCGCACGTTCGCCGGCGCGAAAACCGCCGATGCGCTAAGCCTCGACCTTAAAAAGCGCGGTTTCATCTTTGTCGGCCCCACGATCATGTACGCGTTCATGCAGGCCGTGGGCATGGTCAATGACCATCAGCGAAGCTGTTGGAAGTGGAAGAAGGGCCTAGTTCAGTCGGCGTGA
- a CDS encoding ABC transporter ATP-binding protein, with translation MSGSLLEVESLTKRFGATVAVNEITFRVEPGEIFGFLGPNGAGKTTTIRILTGLLRPTAGRAVLGGFDIVKRPEAAKRMFGYVPDEPNLYGKLTPVEFLNFIGDVYGMDPKRKRARIGELLDLFELTSAAGELLEGFSHGMKQKVALCAALLHEPRIYFLDEPTVGLDPKSARLLKDILRAVTRAGGAVMMSTHIMEIAQGLCDRVAIVDHGRIAAIGTVDELRALRGDATLEDVFLNITGGEPGEAASGDRLRSIVAGSR, from the coding sequence ATGAGTGGTTCGCTCCTAGAAGTCGAGTCGCTGACCAAACGCTTTGGCGCCACGGTCGCGGTCAACGAGATAACATTTCGCGTAGAGCCCGGCGAGATTTTCGGATTTCTCGGACCAAACGGCGCCGGCAAGACCACGACGATAAGAATTCTGACTGGACTATTGCGTCCGACTGCCGGCCGGGCGGTTCTCGGCGGCTTTGACATCGTGAAACGGCCGGAAGCCGCGAAGCGCATGTTCGGCTACGTTCCCGACGAGCCGAATCTTTACGGCAAGCTGACGCCCGTGGAGTTCCTCAACTTCATCGGCGATGTCTACGGCATGGACCCGAAACGAAAGCGCGCGCGCATCGGCGAGCTGCTCGACCTCTTCGAGCTCACGTCGGCCGCCGGAGAGCTGCTCGAAGGGTTCTCGCACGGCATGAAGCAGAAAGTCGCGCTGTGCGCCGCGCTCTTGCACGAACCGCGCATCTATTTCCTCGACGAACCGACCGTGGGGTTGGATCCGAAAAGCGCGCGTTTGCTCAAGGACATCTTGCGCGCGGTCACGCGCGCCGGCGGCGCGGTGATGATGTCCACGCACATCATGGAGATCGCGCAAGGACTATGCGACCGCGTGGCGATCGTCGATCACGGCCGCATCGCAGCCATCGGAACCGTCGACGAACTGCGCGCTCTGCGCGGCGATGCCACTCTTGAGGATGTCTTTCTCAACATCACCGGCGGCGAGCCCGGCGAAGCCGCATCCGGCGATCGTCTGCGGAGCATCGTCGCGGGTTCGCGTTGA
- a CDS encoding VOC family protein yields the protein MSATKQAIAIKGIDVTTYLVKEPQRAIAFWRDVMGLPVLYEAEQGAEFELADGTTFGLWRMDDGSWHPGHGVMFHVDDARAAADHFRSRGAQIAEHIEENGPCFMAFGEDTEGNHFILHQVKS from the coding sequence ATGAGCGCAACGAAACAGGCGATCGCCATAAAGGGCATCGACGTCACGACCTATCTTGTCAAAGAGCCGCAACGCGCAATCGCTTTTTGGCGCGATGTCATGGGTTTGCCCGTCCTCTACGAAGCCGAGCAAGGCGCCGAGTTCGAGCTGGCGGACGGCACGACATTTGGTCTCTGGCGTATGGACGACGGTTCTTGGCATCCAGGACATGGAGTCATGTTCCACGTCGACGATGCGCGCGCGGCTGCCGATCACTTTCGATCTCGAGGTGCGCAGATCGCCGAACACATCGAAGAAAACGGGCCGTGCTTCATGGCGTTCGGAGAAGATACCGAAGGCAACCATTTCATCTTGCATCAGGTGAAGTCGTAA
- a CDS encoding enoyl-CoA hydratase, translated as MQESVSAMNVIIDDSAPVATLTLNRPSKRNALSLGLMRELTAALRTLEHAPGVRAVVLNARGSVFSSGHDLAEFPGRDLAFYRELFDACTVLMETIQAIPQPVIAQVHGIATAAGCQLVASCDLVVAAESATFATPGIKIGLFCSTPMVALSRAVPAKLAMQMLLTGDPISAQQALAAGLVNVVAPLDALDAATADLAARVVRFSPYVTGLGKQAFYRQRDLPQHEAYEYTKEVMSRNADAEAAREGIGAFLEKRSPNW; from the coding sequence ATGCAAGAATCAGTATCGGCGATGAACGTCATCATCGACGACTCCGCGCCCGTCGCGACCCTCACGCTCAATCGCCCCTCCAAGCGCAATGCGTTATCGCTCGGACTCATGCGCGAACTAACGGCGGCGCTGCGCACGCTCGAGCACGCGCCAGGTGTGCGCGCTGTCGTGCTCAACGCTCGCGGCAGCGTATTCTCAAGCGGTCACGATCTCGCCGAGTTCCCAGGTCGCGACCTTGCGTTCTATCGCGAATTGTTCGACGCGTGCACGGTATTGATGGAGACGATTCAAGCCATTCCCCAGCCGGTGATCGCGCAGGTGCACGGCATCGCGACCGCTGCCGGTTGTCAGCTCGTGGCATCCTGCGATCTGGTGGTCGCCGCGGAGTCCGCCACGTTTGCGACTCCCGGGATCAAGATCGGCCTATTCTGTTCCACGCCGATGGTCGCATTGAGCCGGGCCGTGCCCGCCAAACTCGCCATGCAGATGCTGCTCACGGGCGATCCGATCAGCGCTCAGCAGGCGCTTGCGGCGGGCCTGGTCAACGTGGTGGCGCCGCTCGACGCACTAGACGCCGCAACCGCCGATCTCGCGGCCCGGGTCGTGCGCTTCAGCCCGTACGTGACCGGACTCGGGAAGCAGGCGTTCTACCGCCAACGCGATCTGCCGCAACACGAAGCGTACGAATATACAAAGGAAGTCATGTCGCGCAACGCCGACGCCGAAGCCGCCCGCGAAGGCATCGGCGCATTTCTGGAAAAACGTTCGCCGAACTGGTAG
- the ltaE gene encoding low-specificity L-threonine aldolase, producing the protein MPERVIDLRSDTLTKPSQKMRSAMAAADVGDDVYDEDPTVHRLESECARTLGTEAALFVTSGTQANLVSVLSHCGRGDEIIVGDEAHIFYYELGGVSALGGVHVREVPNHDGILDPGEVERAIRGRDVHSPPTRLVCYENTHNRGGGRAPSAAQFKAVADVAHARDIKVHLDGARLFNAAVALNVSAAALCADADSVNICFSKGLGAPIGSAVAGSRDFIAQCRRYRKMVGGGMRQVGVLAAAALVALEDGPKRLHEDHANARSFAESLASSGKFDCDPASVQTNIVLFAPRGASLPGLHAAWRAAGVAVNDVGGGRFRAVTHLDVSRADVLEAADRLASVSL; encoded by the coding sequence ATGCCAGAACGCGTCATCGATCTTCGATCCGACACCTTGACCAAGCCCTCGCAGAAGATGCGATCGGCGATGGCTGCCGCCGATGTCGGTGACGATGTCTACGACGAAGACCCGACCGTGCATCGCCTTGAATCCGAGTGCGCTCGGACGCTCGGCACCGAAGCCGCCCTCTTCGTCACAAGCGGCACGCAAGCCAATCTCGTGAGCGTACTCTCGCATTGCGGGCGCGGCGATGAGATCATCGTCGGCGATGAGGCCCACATTTTTTATTACGAACTGGGCGGTGTGTCGGCCCTCGGCGGCGTGCACGTGCGGGAAGTCCCCAACCACGACGGCATATTGGACCCCGGCGAAGTCGAACGCGCTATCCGAGGGCGCGATGTCCATTCACCGCCGACAAGGCTCGTTTGTTACGAGAACACGCACAACCGCGGCGGCGGTCGCGCGCCGAGCGCCGCGCAGTTCAAGGCCGTTGCCGACGTGGCGCATGCGCGAGATATCAAAGTGCACCTCGACGGTGCCCGCCTTTTCAACGCCGCCGTCGCATTGAACGTCAGCGCGGCTGCTCTGTGCGCGGATGCCGATTCGGTGAATATCTGTTTTTCAAAAGGTTTGGGAGCGCCGATCGGTTCGGCGGTTGCAGGATCGCGTGACTTCATCGCGCAGTGCCGGCGCTATCGCAAGATGGTCGGCGGCGGCATGCGCCAAGTGGGCGTGCTGGCCGCCGCGGCGCTCGTCGCGCTCGAAGACGGACCCAAGCGGCTGCACGAGGATCACGCCAACGCGCGATCGTTCGCGGAGTCGCTTGCAAGCAGCGGCAAGTTCGATTGCGACCCGGCGAGCGTGCAGACCAACATCGTCTTGTTCGCTCCGCGCGGCGCATCGCTGCCCGGATTGCACGCGGCTTGGCGAGCTGCGGGCGTTGCCGTCAACGACGTGGGCGGCGGCCGCTTCCGCGCAGTCACGCACCTCGACGTCTCTCGCGCCGACGTCCTCGAAGCCGCAGATCGCCTCGCAAGCGTCTCTTTGTAG